From the Pirellulales bacterium genome, one window contains:
- a CDS encoding glycoside hydrolase family 20 zincin-like fold domain-containing protein — protein MRRRLMLSWVLTVLATLPLAGARPAHAGDRARQDLGVIPTPQEVAWTDDSVTVDSATRIVLPSTATEGAKFAATNLQERLAQQIGVKLAIKPDANGAARSITIGDPKSDPRVARLMKAYGLELTEAMAKEGYALGIGAEGIVIGAASDRGLLYGATTLRQMWVARGPKATLPAVRVRDWPKMALRGVHDEFSYGQVSTMANFKDMIRFLADYKMNTLIFYFEDTFRFKKYPTIGEGRGALTREEIDELEAFARPLGVELLPVFEMLGNQGALLMLDEVRPLAEYPGAHSFATSDAAFEFLSNCFQEIAEAFDSKYFHAGLDESWDLGFGQSEASVKRLGRGPAHAAHYRRINELLKSHGKKMIMYGDIILKYPEILDLIPKDIVLMDWQYEPADHYPTVDVLGSKGFPIVVLPGMSNWDRIFPDMSKAMINIRNFTLDCYRQPQPLGSITSTWGDNGSKNLRELLYYGYAYGAQVTWAPESTDVSSFSDRFFTLHNGPGTGPYFEAIYALLEKWPWWFPMLDYFRHPFLPRKDGRPHTTQELYRVYEDARTAQKLCDLLQPIVARRTGDVDYLRYCARMHEHYVASQRLVSDLNGFAVEGLSPAELAAARTTLLARIRAVRDEAVSLRDTFKELWLRTNQPANLHYAIDDYDAVIKVWDDAAARAEQGIFAYDPRPAAGWIYHPDASAGHPVPHAWFRKVVTLGPEDVASAGLQVHGDTHVKIYVNGTPVGEQFARRNLSAPVNPKLLAVYDIRRHLRPGENIIAVDAREYGTINPDLEPGGPERSGGFHLYGEIRDKQGKLQPIFSDATWKVSDRERPDWNQPGFDDRNWPAAKVDPAPTVWVTYPDFAKGLRGFSDVR, from the coding sequence ATGCGCAGACGGTTGATGCTTTCGTGGGTCCTAACGGTCCTGGCGACCCTGCCCTTGGCCGGTGCGCGCCCGGCACATGCCGGCGATCGAGCGCGGCAGGATTTGGGAGTGATCCCGACGCCGCAGGAAGTAGCCTGGACCGACGATTCGGTCACGGTTGATTCCGCGACCCGGATCGTGCTACCGAGCACGGCGACCGAAGGCGCAAAGTTCGCCGCCACGAATCTGCAGGAGCGTCTTGCGCAGCAAATCGGGGTGAAACTTGCGATCAAACCGGACGCGAACGGCGCCGCGAGGTCGATCACCATCGGCGACCCCAAGAGTGATCCTCGCGTGGCCCGGTTGATGAAAGCCTACGGTCTGGAATTGACCGAGGCGATGGCGAAGGAAGGGTACGCGCTCGGTATTGGCGCCGAAGGAATCGTCATCGGAGCGGCCAGCGACCGCGGATTGCTATACGGCGCGACGACGCTACGGCAGATGTGGGTGGCCCGCGGCCCGAAAGCTACATTGCCGGCGGTGCGTGTGCGCGATTGGCCGAAGATGGCGCTGCGCGGCGTCCACGACGAGTTCAGCTACGGCCAGGTGTCGACGATGGCGAACTTCAAGGACATGATTCGCTTTCTGGCCGATTACAAGATGAACACGCTGATTTTCTATTTCGAGGACACGTTCCGTTTCAAGAAATACCCGACGATCGGCGAAGGGCGCGGCGCCCTCACGCGCGAGGAAATCGACGAGCTGGAAGCTTTCGCCCGACCGCTGGGCGTGGAATTGCTGCCGGTTTTCGAAATGCTCGGCAACCAGGGCGCGCTGTTGATGCTGGACGAAGTGCGGCCGTTGGCCGAGTATCCCGGCGCCCATTCCTTTGCGACAAGCGACGCGGCGTTCGAATTCTTGAGCAACTGCTTCCAGGAGATCGCCGAAGCCTTCGATTCGAAGTATTTTCACGCCGGGCTCGACGAGTCGTGGGATCTCGGCTTCGGCCAGAGCGAAGCGTCGGTGAAGCGTCTGGGGCGCGGGCCGGCCCATGCCGCGCACTACCGCCGCATCAACGAGCTACTCAAGAGCCATGGCAAGAAGATGATCATGTACGGCGACATCATTCTCAAATATCCCGAGATTCTCGACCTCATCCCCAAGGACATCGTGCTCATGGATTGGCAGTACGAGCCCGCGGATCACTACCCAACGGTCGACGTGCTGGGCTCGAAGGGCTTTCCGATCGTCGTGCTGCCGGGCATGAGCAACTGGGACCGGATTTTCCCCGACATGTCGAAGGCGATGATCAACATCCGCAATTTCACGCTCGATTGCTATCGCCAGCCGCAGCCGCTGGGCTCGATCACTTCGACCTGGGGAGACAACGGCTCGAAGAACCTGCGCGAGCTTTTGTACTACGGTTACGCGTACGGAGCGCAAGTCACTTGGGCGCCCGAGTCGACCGACGTTTCGAGCTTTTCGGATCGGTTTTTCACGCTCCACAACGGCCCAGGCACGGGACCGTACTTCGAGGCCATCTACGCGCTACTGGAAAAGTGGCCGTGGTGGTTTCCGATGCTCGATTATTTCCGGCATCCGTTTCTGCCGCGCAAGGATGGCCGGCCGCACACGACGCAGGAGCTGTACCGCGTCTACGAGGACGCTCGCACGGCACAGAAACTATGCGACCTGTTGCAACCGATTGTCGCGCGGCGAACGGGGGATGTCGACTATCTGCGCTACTGCGCGCGAATGCACGAGCATTACGTCGCCAGCCAGCGACTCGTGTCGGATTTAAATGGCTTCGCTGTCGAGGGCTTGTCGCCGGCCGAACTTGCGGCGGCGAGAACGACCCTGCTTGCGCGCATTCGTGCCGTACGCGACGAGGCGGTCAGCCTGCGCGATACGTTCAAAGAACTTTGGTTGCGGACGAATCAGCCGGCGAACCTGCATTACGCGATTGACGATTACGACGCGGTCATCAAGGTATGGGACGACGCCGCGGCGCGAGCCGAGCAGGGCATTTTTGCCTACGATCCGCGACCGGCTGCAGGATGGATTTATCATCCCGACGCGTCGGCCGGTCATCCGGTGCCACACGCCTGGTTTCGCAAGGTGGTCACGCTCGGTCCAGAGGACGTCGCATCGGCCGGCCTGCAGGTCCACGGCGACACGCACGTGAAGATCTATGTCAACGGCACGCCGGTCGGCGAGCAGTTCGCCCGGCGCAATCTCTCGGCACCGGTGAACCCCAAGCTGCTCGCTGTGTACGACATTCGTCGGCACTTGCGGCCGGGCGAGAACATCATCGCGGTCGACGCGCGCGAGTACGGCACGATCAACCCGGACCTGGAGCCGGGCGGCCCCGAGCGCAGCGGCGGCTTTCATCTCTACGGCGAAATCCGCGACAAGCAGGGGAAGTTGCAGCCCATCTTCTCGGACGCGACCTGGAAAGTCAGCGACCGCGAACGACCGGATTGGAACCAGCCCGGTTTCGATGATCGCAATTGGCCGGCGGCCAAAGTCGACCCGGCCCCAACGGTGTGGGTGACATATCCCGATTTCGCCAAGGGCCTGCGCGGGTTTAGCGACGTGCGGTAG